A genomic window from Cloacibacillus sp. includes:
- a CDS encoding GGDEF domain-containing phosphodiesterase, which yields MINKRVKIYIIIAVWAIAIGALALSFVQMWSYANIINNAGVVRGGTQRIAKLELARAPNEALILRVETLLSQLQANEKTRMFKGPHTEFFIQDLEAVRLKWEAMKEEIRLVRGGGDGAGLFAKSEEHFALADTAVFSAEIRAERELQWSIAVILALFVLASVFMVLFEFQSDKNLKRVFYTDPLTKHDNNMAFIEKAAALLKNARPGAYLLLYTNVNNFKFVNQSYGHEAGDRLVQRLSAALEEACRQGELFAHTTVDHFVLLLQNSDGAAARIAAALLSALEADTEIHSSGVISCSCGAYKITDGREPVPSMISKATLALSQGRQCHGISFYDDDLLKKLTRETLLEQHMHSGVERGEYQIYLQPKAELATGKIIGAEVLCRWISPELGFLPPDEFIPLFEKNGFIVVLDFYMLEQVCQRFTEALCDEEGALIPVSINFSRVTLLQDDFVERFTAVVAKHKIPRWALEIEVTESAFIMEEETVIEMLETLKAQGFKVVMDDFGLGYSSLNLLRRLPIDVLKIDKGFLNEGAESERVRDIIACIVQMTQKLNIQVVCEGVETMEQVELLRQIGCEIGQGYYYSKPIPVDEFHKKYRTRTGGRASEEGRNA from the coding sequence GTGATAAATAAACGGGTCAAGATTTATATTATTATCGCCGTATGGGCGATCGCGATAGGCGCTTTGGCTTTGAGCTTCGTTCAGATGTGGAGCTACGCCAACATTATCAATAACGCCGGCGTAGTGCGCGGCGGCACCCAAAGAATAGCAAAGCTTGAACTGGCGCGCGCGCCTAACGAGGCGCTGATTTTGCGTGTTGAGACGCTGCTTTCACAGCTGCAGGCGAACGAAAAAACTCGCATGTTCAAGGGGCCTCATACGGAATTTTTTATACAGGACCTAGAGGCGGTACGGCTGAAATGGGAGGCCATGAAGGAAGAGATACGGCTTGTGCGCGGCGGCGGCGACGGAGCCGGCCTCTTTGCCAAAAGCGAGGAGCATTTCGCGCTGGCCGACACGGCTGTTTTTTCCGCGGAAATTCGCGCGGAGAGGGAGCTTCAGTGGAGCATCGCCGTCATTTTGGCGCTTTTTGTGCTGGCCTCGGTCTTTATGGTGCTCTTTGAGTTCCAGAGCGATAAAAATTTAAAGCGCGTCTTTTATACGGACCCGCTGACAAAGCACGACAACAATATGGCCTTTATAGAAAAGGCTGCGGCGCTGCTCAAAAACGCACGCCCGGGCGCCTATCTTCTTCTTTATACCAATGTGAACAATTTCAAATTCGTCAACCAGTCTTACGGGCATGAGGCGGGAGACCGGCTCGTCCAACGGCTCTCAGCGGCGCTTGAGGAGGCTTGCCGTCAAGGGGAGCTTTTCGCTCACACGACGGTAGACCACTTCGTGCTGCTGCTGCAAAACAGCGACGGCGCGGCCGCCCGTATCGCCGCGGCGCTTTTGAGCGCGCTTGAGGCGGACACCGAGATCCATTCCTCCGGCGTCATTTCGTGCAGCTGCGGAGCGTATAAAATAACGGACGGACGCGAGCCGGTCCCCTCGATGATAAGCAAGGCGACGCTTGCGCTCTCGCAGGGGCGCCAGTGTCACGGCATCTCCTTTTACGACGACGACCTGCTGAAAAAACTGACGCGCGAGACGCTGCTTGAGCAGCACATGCACAGCGGCGTCGAGCGTGGGGAGTATCAGATCTATTTGCAGCCCAAGGCGGAGCTTGCCACGGGAAAGATAATCGGAGCCGAGGTACTTTGCCGCTGGATATCACCGGAGCTGGGCTTTCTTCCGCCAGACGAGTTCATTCCTCTTTTTGAGAAAAACGGGTTCATCGTAGTGCTTGATTTTTATATGCTGGAACAGGTCTGTCAAAGATTCACGGAGGCGCTTTGCGACGAGGAGGGCGCCCTTATCCCGGTCTCCATCAATTTTTCAAGGGTGACGCTGCTCCAGGACGATTTCGTCGAACGCTTCACCGCTGTGGTCGCAAAACACAAGATACCGCGCTGGGCGCTTGAGATCGAGGTGACGGAAAGCGCCTTCATCATGGAGGAAGAGACGGTCATCGAAATGCTGGAGACGCTGAAGGCCCAAGGCTTCAAGGTCGTAATGGACGACTTCGGCCTCGGCTATTCCTCCTTGAACCTGCTGCGCAGGCTGCCCATCGACGTATTGAAGATAGACAAAGGTTTTTTGAACGAGGGCGCAGAATCGGAGCGCGTGCGCGACATCATCGCCTGCATCGTGCAGATGACGCAGAAGCTCAATATACAGGTGGTCTGCGAGGGCGTGGAGACGATGGAGCAGGTGGAGCTGCTGCGGCAGATAGGATGCGAAATAGGCCAGGGCTATTATTACTCAAAGCCGATTCCGGTCGATGAGTTCCATAAAAAATACCGCACAAGAACAGGAGGGCGCGCAAGTGAAGAAGGACGCAACGCCTGA